One Methylobacterium sp. AMS5 genomic region harbors:
- a CDS encoding sorbosone dehydrogenase family protein: protein MRTPAKVGLAALAVLLLGGAAFLRFVVYPESASLDVAASSGSSPALPAPNPTLMPTVNIARVVRWAEGAKPKAAEGLSVAAFATGLDHPRWPVVLPNGDVLVAESQAPKSGDHSTSVTDWVADRVKSLAGAGGASPDRIVLLRDRDGDGVAEERHVLLKGLTSPFGMALVGSDLYVANADALVRVPYAEGQTEITATPEKVVDLPAGINHHWTKNVVASPDGRKLFITVGSNSNVGENGLDIEKGRAAIWQYTIATKAMREYATGLRNPNGLAFEPVTGDLWTAVNERDEIGSDLVPDYITRAKEGAFYGWPWSYWGQHVDERVQPARPEKVKQAIAPDYAVGTHTASLGIAFATGSSLPDAWKSGLFVAQHGSWNRRPKSGYKVIYVPFKDGQPSGAPVDVLTGFLNADEKAQGRPVGVAIDKAGALLVTDDVGNAVWRVTGAAASN, encoded by the coding sequence ATGCGCACCCCTGCGAAGGTCGGCCTTGCCGCACTCGCCGTCCTGCTGCTCGGTGGGGCGGCGTTCCTGCGTTTCGTCGTCTATCCGGAATCCGCCTCGCTCGACGTGGCGGCGAGCAGCGGGTCGAGTCCGGCCCTGCCGGCGCCGAACCCGACGCTGATGCCGACTGTCAACATTGCCCGCGTGGTGCGCTGGGCGGAGGGCGCCAAGCCGAAAGCTGCGGAGGGCCTGAGCGTCGCCGCCTTCGCCACCGGGCTCGACCATCCGCGCTGGCCTGTCGTGCTGCCCAACGGCGACGTGCTCGTCGCCGAGAGCCAGGCACCGAAATCCGGCGACCACTCGACCAGCGTCACCGATTGGGTGGCCGACAGGGTGAAAAGCCTCGCCGGAGCCGGCGGCGCGAGTCCGGACCGCATCGTGCTCCTGCGCGATCGGGACGGGGACGGCGTGGCCGAGGAGCGCCACGTCCTCCTCAAGGGGCTCACCTCACCCTTCGGTATGGCGCTTGTCGGCTCCGACCTCTACGTGGCCAACGCCGACGCGCTGGTCCGCGTGCCCTACGCGGAAGGGCAGACCGAGATCACGGCGACCCCCGAAAAGGTCGTCGATCTGCCTGCCGGCATCAACCACCACTGGACCAAGAACGTGGTCGCGAGCCCGGACGGACGAAAGCTCTTCATCACCGTGGGCTCGAACAGCAATGTCGGCGAGAACGGCCTCGACATCGAGAAGGGCCGGGCCGCGATCTGGCAATATACGATCGCCACCAAGGCGATGCGCGAATACGCCACCGGCCTGCGCAACCCCAACGGTCTCGCCTTCGAGCCGGTGACCGGCGACCTGTGGACCGCGGTGAACGAACGTGACGAGATCGGCAGCGATCTCGTGCCGGACTACATCACCCGCGCGAAGGAGGGCGCCTTCTATGGCTGGCCGTGGAGCTACTGGGGTCAGCACGTGGACGAACGGGTGCAGCCGGCGCGGCCGGAAAAGGTGAAGCAGGCGATCGCCCCCGACTACGCCGTCGGGACCCATACGGCCTCGCTGGGCATCGCTTTCGCAACGGGGTCGAGCCTGCCGGATGCCTGGAAGAGCGGCCTCTTCGTCGCTCAGCACGGTTCGTGGAACCGTCGGCCGAAGAGCGGCTATAAGGTGATCTACGTGCCCTTCAAGGATGGACAGCCATCCGGTGCCCCGGTTGACGTGCTGACCGGCTTCCTCAACGCCGATGAAAAGGCCCAGGGGCGGCCCGTCGGCGTCGCGATCGACAAGGCCGGCGCGCTTCTCGTGACGGACGATGTCGGCAATGCGGTGTGGCGGGTAACCGGCGCGGCGGCGTCGAACTGA
- a CDS encoding cell wall hydrolase, giving the protein MRADRTLRLLCLFGLALTGSGLGGCGLFPHQAELTTGSIAMNAKVVQPPTPVDKECLARAMYFESNRSDEDGLLAVGTVVMNRLDAPAYPGRICEVVGQKRQFANGVLTKPVRDQDRPRLERVADALLSGKRHDGVGPALHFHTAGYKFPYNNMHYVVAAGGNVFYEKSDREGYLPAVQPRAVVQTATGRLMPLQVAAASSGMIGLPLTGRVQPTLTAEYTAPTAPELRIPGPARYASAPGRDKQ; this is encoded by the coding sequence ATGCGAGCCGACCGGACCCTCCGTCTCCTCTGCCTTTTTGGGCTAGCGCTGACCGGTTCGGGTCTTGGGGGATGCGGTCTGTTTCCGCATCAGGCTGAGCTGACCACCGGCTCGATCGCAATGAACGCCAAAGTCGTGCAGCCGCCGACCCCTGTCGACAAGGAATGCCTCGCCCGGGCGATGTACTTCGAATCGAACCGCAGCGACGAGGATGGACTGCTCGCCGTCGGCACGGTGGTGATGAACCGCCTGGACGCGCCGGCCTATCCCGGCCGGATCTGCGAAGTCGTCGGTCAGAAGCGGCAGTTCGCCAACGGCGTGCTGACGAAGCCCGTCCGTGACCAGGACCGGCCGCGGCTGGAGCGGGTCGCCGACGCACTGCTCTCGGGCAAGCGCCACGACGGGGTGGGGCCGGCGCTGCACTTCCACACCGCAGGCTACAAGTTCCCGTACAACAACATGCACTACGTCGTCGCGGCCGGCGGCAACGTCTTCTACGAGAAGAGCGACCGCGAAGGTTATCTCCCGGCGGTCCAGCCCCGCGCCGTGGTGCAGACGGCCACCGGCCGCCTGATGCCGCTCCAAGTCGCCGCCGCGAGTTCGGGCATGATCGGGCTTCCGCTCACCGGTCGCGTCCAGCCGACGTTGACCGCCGAGTACACCGCCCCGACGGCACCCGAGCTGCGCATCCCCGGTCCGGCCCGCTACGCCTCGGCCCCCGGCCGCGACAAGCAGTAG
- the lipA gene encoding lipoyl synthase, which produces MAVVLDLLNKDTRPKLDAPARPRHPEKAHRPDTAIQRKPDWIRVKAPGSKLWAETKDIVRANNLVTVCEEAGCPNIGECWEKRHATFMIMGDTCTRACSFCNVRTGLPAALDEAEPEKVAEAVAKLGLHHVVVTSVDRDDLKDGGAEHFSRTIAAIRRASPGTTVEILTPDFLRKPGALEVVVAAKPDVFNHNMETVPGKYVTVRPGARYFHSVRLLQRVKELDPTIFTKSGIMVGLGEERNEVVQLMDDLRSAEVDFLTIGQYLQPTRKHHEVVRFVPPDEFKAYETTAYAKGFLLVSATPLTRSSHHAGEDFARLKAARLAKLGPVPVAASIRAVNA; this is translated from the coding sequence ATGGCCGTTGTCCTCGATCTCCTGAACAAAGACACCCGGCCCAAGCTGGATGCGCCCGCGCGTCCGCGCCATCCCGAGAAGGCGCACCGGCCGGACACCGCCATCCAGCGCAAGCCGGACTGGATCCGGGTGAAGGCGCCGGGCTCCAAGCTCTGGGCCGAAACCAAGGACATCGTCCGCGCCAACAACCTCGTCACGGTCTGCGAGGAGGCGGGCTGCCCCAATATCGGCGAGTGCTGGGAAAAGCGGCACGCCACCTTCATGATCATGGGGGACACCTGCACCCGCGCCTGCTCGTTCTGCAACGTGCGTACGGGCCTGCCGGCGGCGCTTGACGAGGCCGAGCCGGAGAAGGTCGCCGAGGCGGTGGCCAAGCTCGGACTGCACCATGTCGTCGTCACCTCGGTCGATCGTGACGACCTCAAGGATGGCGGCGCCGAGCATTTCTCGCGCACGATCGCCGCGATCCGCCGGGCAAGCCCCGGTACCACCGTCGAGATCCTGACGCCCGACTTCCTGCGCAAGCCCGGCGCCCTCGAAGTGGTGGTCGCGGCCAAGCCCGACGTGTTCAACCACAATATGGAGACCGTGCCCGGCAAGTACGTCACCGTGCGGCCCGGTGCCCGCTACTTCCACTCGGTGCGCCTGCTCCAGCGGGTGAAGGAACTCGATCCGACGATCTTCACCAAGTCCGGCATCATGGTCGGCCTCGGCGAGGAGCGGAACGAAGTCGTGCAACTCATGGACGATCTGCGTTCGGCAGAGGTCGACTTCCTCACCATCGGCCAATATCTGCAACCGACCCGCAAGCACCATGAGGTCGTGCGCTTCGTGCCGCCGGACGAGTTCAAAGCCTACGAGACCACGGCCTATGCCAAGGGCTTCCTGCTGGTCTCGGCGACGCCGCTCACGCGCTCGTCGCATCACGCCGGCGAGGATTTCGCCCGGCTGAAGGCGGCTCGTCTGGCCAAGCTCGGGCCCGTACCGGTGGCTGCCAGCATCCGCGCCGTCAACGCCTGA
- a CDS encoding type II toxin-antitoxin system RatA family toxin: MPSFRITRKVRHTATQMYDLVADIERYPEFLPLCESLRVLRDAEGPNGSTVRVAEMGVGYKAIRERFTTRVSLDRENRKIVAEYIDGPFRHLENRWSFRDAEGGGCEVDFFITYEFKSRTLGLLMGTMFDRAFRKFTDAFEARANAIYGVPA; the protein is encoded by the coding sequence ATGCCATCCTTCCGCATCACGAGGAAAGTGCGTCACACGGCGACGCAGATGTATGACCTCGTCGCCGATATCGAGCGCTATCCCGAGTTCCTGCCGCTCTGCGAATCGCTGCGGGTGCTGCGCGACGCGGAGGGGCCGAACGGCTCGACGGTGCGGGTCGCGGAGATGGGTGTCGGCTACAAGGCGATCCGCGAGCGGTTCACCACCCGCGTGAGTCTCGACCGCGAGAACCGCAAGATCGTCGCCGAATATATCGACGGTCCATTCAGGCATCTGGAGAACCGCTGGTCCTTCCGCGATGCCGAGGGCGGTGGCTGCGAGGTCGATTTCTTCATCACCTACGAGTTCAAGAGCCGGACCCTCGGCCTCCTTATGGGCACGATGTTCGACCGCGCCTTCCGCAAATTCACCGATGCGTTCGAGGCCCGCGCCAACGCGATCTACGGCGTGCCGGCTTAG
- a CDS encoding Lrp/AsnC family transcriptional regulator: MLDATDRQLIALLRTEARMPVAKLAAALGVTRATVRARLDRLVMSGIITGFTITVRNPEPGGLRAVTLIEVDGRHAESVIRRLSGLPEIRALHTTNGRWDIVAEIEVPTLGDFDALLRTIRQFDGIANSETSILLAARKGG; this comes from the coding sequence ATGCTCGACGCGACCGATCGTCAGCTCATCGCCCTGCTGCGAACCGAGGCGCGGATGCCGGTGGCCAAGCTCGCCGCGGCGCTCGGCGTCACGCGGGCGACGGTGCGGGCCCGGCTCGACCGTCTTGTGATGTCCGGAATCATCACCGGCTTCACCATCACGGTGCGGAACCCGGAGCCCGGGGGCTTGCGGGCGGTGACGCTGATCGAGGTGGATGGGCGCCATGCGGAGAGCGTGATCCGCCGCCTGTCCGGCCTGCCGGAGATCCGGGCGCTTCACACCACCAATGGCCGCTGGGATATCGTCGCCGAGATCGAGGTGCCGACGCTCGGCGATTTCGACGCGCTCCTGCGCACGATCCGTCAGTTCGACGGGATCGCCAATTCCGAGACCAGTATCCTGCTCGCGGCCCGGAAGGGTGGATGA
- a CDS encoding ornithine cyclodeaminase, producing MTRYIGSGEMAALLRREGPEPILRRLIDELRADFLRWPEFDLAPRLASHSAGGVIELMPIADARLYTFKFVNGHPGNTRLGKQTVVAFGMLADVATGYPLLICEMSVLTALRTAATSALAASVLARPESRSMALIGTGAQAEFQALAFKMALGISEIRLFDVDPAAMAKARANLDGHGLRLVCARSIGEAVAGADIVTTATADKTRATILTPGLVEPGQHLNAIGGDCPGKTELHPDIVARARTIVEYEPQSRIEGEIQQMPADYPVTELWRVLRGDAPGRVGCDEITLFDSVGFALEDFSALRCLKDIAGPGPGLDLIPEPKDPKDLFGSVFSPGIGYEQAA from the coding sequence GTGACGCGCTACATCGGCAGTGGTGAGATGGCGGCTCTGCTGCGCCGGGAGGGGCCGGAGCCGATCCTGCGTCGTCTCATCGACGAACTCCGCGCCGATTTCCTGCGCTGGCCCGAATTCGATCTCGCCCCGCGCCTCGCGAGCCACTCGGCCGGCGGGGTGATCGAGCTGATGCCGATCGCGGATGCGCGGCTCTATACATTCAAGTTCGTCAACGGTCATCCCGGCAACACACGGCTGGGCAAGCAGACTGTCGTCGCCTTCGGCATGCTCGCGGACGTGGCGACGGGTTATCCGCTGCTGATCTGCGAGATGAGCGTGCTGACGGCCCTGCGCACGGCGGCGACCTCGGCGCTCGCGGCGTCCGTTCTCGCACGGCCCGAGAGCCGCTCCATGGCGCTGATCGGCACCGGCGCGCAGGCCGAGTTCCAGGCCCTCGCTTTCAAAATGGCACTCGGCATCAGCGAGATTCGGCTGTTCGACGTCGATCCCGCGGCGATGGCGAAGGCGCGGGCCAACCTCGACGGCCATGGGTTGCGGCTCGTCTGCGCCCGCTCCATCGGTGAGGCGGTGGCGGGTGCCGACATCGTGACTACGGCGACCGCCGATAAGACCCGCGCCACGATCCTCACCCCCGGCCTCGTGGAGCCGGGCCAGCATCTCAACGCCATCGGCGGCGACTGCCCCGGCAAGACCGAGTTGCACCCGGACATCGTGGCCCGGGCCCGCACGATCGTGGAATACGAACCGCAATCGCGCATCGAGGGCGAGATCCAGCAGATGCCTGCGGACTATCCCGTCACCGAATTGTGGCGCGTGCTGCGCGGCGACGCGCCGGGCCGCGTCGGCTGCGACGAGATCACCCTGTTCGACTCGGTCGGCTTTGCGCTGGAGGACTTTTCGGCCTTGCGCTGCCTGAAGGACATCGCCGGCCCCGGCCCGGGGCTCGATCTCATCCCCGAGCCGAAGGACCCGAAGGATCTGTTCGGGTCGGTCTTTTCACCGGGCATCGGGTACGAGCAAGCGGCGTAA
- a CDS encoding ketoacyl-ACP synthase III produces the protein MISAIQSEGRTVGARIAAIATHLPERVLTNEHLAELYPDWSSEKILDKTGIRERRVAAEYETAGDLAFHAAEKLFAAGDCAREDIDFLIFCTQAPDYLLPTTACLLQDRLGLGRHVGALDVNLGCSGFVYGLALATGLIAAGAARNVLLLTADTYSKFIHEGDKSVRTLFGDGSAATLITASSKSVIGPFVFGTDGAGGKDLIVEAGGFRTPRGPETGLAGEDSHGNVRSPEHLYMNGANVMSFSLREVPRTFARLLEASGLTQADVDHVVLHQANKLMLNALQRKMGLPAEKVPHHYEDIGNTVSSTIPFVLANLRDKGQMALGRRLVVIGFGVGLSWAGASIVC, from the coding sequence ATGATTTCTGCCATTCAATCCGAAGGCCGGACCGTCGGCGCGCGTATCGCCGCGATCGCGACGCATCTCCCCGAGCGTGTCCTCACGAACGAACATCTCGCCGAACTCTATCCAGATTGGTCCTCCGAGAAGATTCTCGACAAGACCGGCATCCGCGAACGTCGTGTGGCTGCAGAGTACGAGACGGCAGGCGACCTGGCCTTTCATGCCGCCGAGAAGTTATTTGCGGCAGGCGATTGCGCGCGCGAGGATATCGATTTCCTCATTTTCTGCACCCAGGCGCCCGACTATCTGCTGCCAACCACGGCCTGCCTCCTCCAAGACCGGCTCGGCTTGGGTCGGCATGTCGGCGCGCTCGACGTGAATCTCGGGTGCTCCGGCTTCGTCTACGGTCTCGCTTTGGCAACCGGGCTGATCGCGGCGGGCGCAGCGCGCAACGTGCTTCTCCTGACGGCCGACACCTATTCCAAGTTCATCCATGAAGGCGACAAGAGCGTCCGCACGTTGTTCGGTGACGGTTCCGCAGCAACACTGATCACGGCGAGCAGCAAGTCCGTAATCGGCCCTTTTGTGTTCGGCACCGATGGCGCGGGCGGCAAGGATCTGATCGTCGAAGCGGGTGGCTTTCGCACTCCTCGGGGGCCGGAGACTGGTCTGGCAGGAGAGGATTCACACGGCAATGTTCGTTCGCCCGAACACCTATACATGAATGGTGCCAATGTGATGAGCTTTTCCTTGCGGGAGGTGCCGCGCACCTTTGCGCGCCTGCTGGAGGCAAGCGGCCTAACCCAAGCGGACGTGGATCACGTCGTCCTTCATCAAGCGAACAAGCTTATGTTGAACGCGCTGCAGCGCAAGATGGGCCTCCCCGCCGAAAAGGTGCCCCACCACTACGAGGACATCGGTAACACCGTGTCGTCGACCATCCCCTTCGTTCTGGCAAACCTGCGGGATAAGGGGCAAATGGCACTCGGTCGCCGCCTCGTCGTGATCGGGTTCGGCGTCGGACTCTCGTGGGCCGGGGCTTCGATCGTCTGCTGA
- a CDS encoding acyl carrier protein — MSGFYEELAEILEVEPDQMTADLRLENTSWDSLAVVSTIALIDEQYDRAVNATALAACETVGDIERLIAARPTESEA, encoded by the coding sequence ATGAGCGGCTTTTACGAAGAACTCGCTGAAATCCTTGAGGTCGAGCCGGACCAAATGACGGCCGACCTGCGCCTGGAAAATACGTCGTGGGACTCGCTGGCTGTGGTCTCCACCATTGCCCTGATCGATGAGCAGTATGACAGGGCTGTCAACGCCACGGCCCTCGCTGCGTGCGAGACAGTCGGCGACATCGAGCGCTTGATTGCAGCACGCCCGACCGAGAGCGAGGCGTAG